A stretch of the Vigna radiata var. radiata cultivar VC1973A chromosome 7, Vradiata_ver6, whole genome shotgun sequence genome encodes the following:
- the LOC106769317 gene encoding probable pectate lyase 5 — MATTSPSLLFLLFSLLTLSVSLISSSPVQNPEFVAQEVNRKINASVARRNLGYLSCGTGNPIDDCWRCDPNWEKNRQRLADCAIGFGKNAIGGKNGKIYVVTDSSDDDAVTPKPGTLRYAVIQEEPLWIIFARDMVIKLKEELIMNSFKTIDGRGASVHIAGGPCITIQYVTNVIIHGINIHDCKQGGNAMVRDSPRHYGWRTVSDGDGVSIFGGSHIWVDHCSLSNCNDGLIDAIHGSTAITISNNYMTHHDKVMLLGHSDAYTQDKNMQVTIAFNHFGEGLVQRMPRCRHGYFHVVNNDYTHWEMYAIGGSADPTINSQGNRFVAPDDRFSKEVTKHEDAPESEWKGWNWRSEGDLMVNGAFFTASGAGASSSYARASSLSARPSSLVGSITTNAGALICRKGSRC, encoded by the exons ATGGCAACCACTTCCCCCTctctcctcttcctcctcttttCTCTCCTCACCCTCTCCGTCTCCCTCATTTCTTCTTCACCTGTTCAAAACCCTGAATTCGTTGCCCAGGAAGTTAACAG GAAAATCAATGCCTCTGTGGCCAGGAGGAATTTGGGTTACCTGTCATGTGGGACAGGTAACCCAATAGACGACTGTTGGAGGTGTGACCCGAACTGGGAGAAGAACAGGCAGAGGCTGGCGGATTGTGCAATTGGGTTTGGGAAAAACGCGATTGGAGGAAAGAACGGGAAAATCTACGTGGTGACGGATTCAAGCGACGATGACGCGGTGACGCCTAAGCCGGGGACGCTCCGTTACGCGGTGATTCAGGAGGAGCCTCTTTGGATCATATTCGCGAGGGACATGGTGATTAAGCTGAAGGAGGAGCTTATAATGAACTCGTTCAAGACGATCGACGGAAGAGGAGCCAGCGTGCACATTGCGGGTGGGCCATGCATTACGATTCAGTATGTGACGAATGTTATAATCCATGGCATAAACATTCATGACTGTAAGCAAGGGGGGAATGCTATGGTGCGGGACTCCCCACGGCATTACGGGTGGAGGACCGTATCCGATGGTGATGGCGTGTCCATATTTGGAGGAAGCCACATATGGGTTGACCACTGCTCTTTGTCTAACTGCAATGATGGGTTGATCGATGCCATTCATGGGTCTACCGCCATTACCATCTCCAACAATTACATGACTCACCATGATAAAGTGATGCTTTTGGGCCACAGCGACGCCTACACTCAAGACAAGAACATGCAGGTCACAATTGCTTTCAACCACTTTGGGGAAGGGCTGGTTCAGAGGATGCCAAG GTGTAGACATGGATATTTTCATGTGGTGAACAATGACTATACCCACTGGGAAATGTATGCCATTGGAGGAAGTGCCGACCCAACTATCAACAGTCAAGGAAATAGGTTCGTTGCACCCGATGACAGATTCAGCAAAGAG GTGACAAAGCATGAGGATGCACCAGAGAGCGAATGGAAAGGGTGGAATTGGAGGTCTGAGGGAGACCTAATGGTAAACGGTGCGTTTTTCACAGCATCGGGAGCAGGAGCCTCCTCTAGCTATGCAAGAGCGTCTAGCCTGAGCGCGAGGCCATCTTCGCTGGTGGGCTCCATTACGACCAATGCGGGTGCACTCATCTGCAGGAAGGGTTCCCGCTGCTGA